A genomic window from Rhizobium sp. 007 includes:
- the glf gene encoding UDP-galactopyranose mutase, whose product MERFARDRQVFYFEEFIPTDHHLAYLEIHPFEGTAVKAIRPRIPHWLGEDERERELRKLLDELLSIYGVARPILWFYTPLMYGFARHIDAAAVIYDCMDELANFKFAPPTLKDAEAALLARADVAFTGGYSLYEAKRHLHDNIHPFPSSVDADHFHAARGNLEEPADQRSISSPKLGYYGVIDERLDLGLISAVANARPDLSFVFIGPIVKISPDDLPKAANIHYLGRKAYGELPAYVSGWNVALMPFALNDATRLISPTKTPEYLAAGRPIVSTPVADVVRQYGGVSGVALARDAEGFATACDDALALKEFDSAWLRSVDILLAASSWDDTFDAMNVLVEEAIIRRSASPHSPTQFPCSQSSVRSRPSYDYLIVGAGFAGSVMAERLASDGKHVLLCDKRLHIGGNAYDFHNEDGILVHRYGPHIFHTNSLEIFDYLSQFTAWRPYQHRVLADIGDRRLPVPINRTTLNGLYCLNLKDDAEAALFLAARAEPCDPIETAKDAVVSQVGDDLYRTFFQGYSRKQWGLDPTQLDRSVTSRVPARVSDDDRYFLDTYQAMPLHGYTEMFEKMLDHECITVLLGTEFADIRKDNLAAHTIFTGPIDEYFDFRFGRLPYRSLEFRHETHDARRLLPVGVINYPSETVPYTRITEYKHLTGQIHPKTTISYEFAGREGEPYYPIPRPENQELYKQYEAVARRCSDVTFVGRLATYKYYNMDQVVGQALATYRKMSKARASTIAASVK is encoded by the coding sequence ATGGAACGTTTCGCCCGCGATAGACAGGTCTTCTATTTCGAGGAATTCATCCCCACAGATCATCATTTAGCCTATCTGGAGATCCATCCGTTTGAGGGGACGGCGGTGAAAGCCATACGTCCTCGAATTCCTCACTGGTTAGGCGAGGACGAGAGGGAGCGCGAACTAAGAAAACTGTTGGATGAACTGCTGTCGATCTATGGCGTGGCCCGTCCGATACTATGGTTCTATACGCCGCTCATGTATGGGTTCGCTCGCCACATCGATGCGGCGGCGGTCATTTACGATTGCATGGACGAGTTGGCCAACTTCAAGTTTGCGCCGCCAACTCTCAAGGACGCCGAGGCTGCACTCCTTGCACGCGCCGATGTGGCCTTCACGGGCGGCTACAGCCTGTATGAGGCTAAGCGGCATCTGCATGACAATATTCATCCTTTCCCGTCCAGCGTCGATGCAGACCATTTCCACGCTGCTCGTGGAAACCTCGAGGAGCCGGCCGATCAAAGGTCTATCAGCAGTCCAAAGCTCGGATATTATGGTGTCATCGACGAGCGCCTTGACCTCGGCCTAATAAGCGCTGTAGCCAACGCTAGGCCGGACCTCTCTTTCGTATTTATCGGGCCAATCGTCAAGATTTCACCCGACGACCTCCCCAAAGCGGCGAACATCCATTACCTCGGCCGAAAAGCATACGGCGAACTGCCAGCGTATGTGTCGGGCTGGAACGTCGCACTGATGCCGTTTGCTCTGAACGACGCAACACGTTTAATAAGCCCTACCAAGACTCCGGAGTATCTTGCTGCCGGTCGACCAATCGTATCGACGCCTGTCGCTGACGTAGTGCGTCAATACGGGGGCGTTTCCGGTGTTGCTCTTGCGCGAGATGCCGAGGGGTTTGCCACAGCGTGCGACGACGCGCTTGCTCTCAAAGAATTCGACAGCGCCTGGCTGAGATCAGTTGATATCCTTCTCGCCGCTTCGTCTTGGGACGACACGTTTGATGCGATGAACGTGCTGGTTGAGGAAGCCATCATCCGTCGGTCCGCATCTCCGCATTCCCCCACACAGTTCCCCTGTTCACAGTCAAGCGTCAGGTCAAGGCCATCCTACGACTACCTGATCGTCGGTGCGGGCTTTGCGGGCTCGGTGATGGCAGAAAGATTGGCGTCCGATGGGAAGCATGTACTTTTGTGTGATAAGCGTCTGCATATCGGCGGCAACGCGTACGATTTTCACAACGAAGACGGCATCCTCGTTCATCGATATGGACCGCATATTTTTCATACCAACAGTCTGGAAATTTTTGACTACCTGTCACAATTTACGGCTTGGAGGCCGTACCAACACCGTGTGCTCGCCGATATTGGCGATCGTCGATTGCCTGTTCCCATCAACCGAACGACCCTCAACGGGCTCTATTGCCTCAATCTGAAGGACGACGCAGAGGCCGCCTTATTTTTGGCCGCTCGTGCGGAACCTTGCGATCCGATCGAAACGGCGAAGGATGCGGTGGTCTCCCAGGTCGGTGACGATCTCTACCGCACGTTCTTCCAAGGATACTCCCGCAAGCAATGGGGTCTCGATCCGACCCAGCTTGACAGATCGGTGACGTCGCGTGTCCCGGCACGGGTTAGCGACGACGACCGATATTTCCTCGACACCTACCAGGCCATGCCGTTGCATGGTTACACTGAGATGTTCGAGAAAATGTTGGACCACGAGTGCATCACTGTATTGCTCGGCACGGAATTCGCGGACATCCGAAAGGACAATCTGGCGGCGCATACGATTTTCACAGGCCCGATCGATGAATATTTTGATTTTCGCTTCGGTCGTCTTCCATATCGTAGCCTTGAGTTCCGGCACGAAACACATGATGCCAGACGGCTGCTACCAGTCGGCGTGATCAACTATCCCTCGGAGACGGTGCCGTATACGAGGATTACCGAATACAAGCATCTGACTGGTCAGATCCATCCGAAGACTACCATTTCCTATGAGTTCGCCGGTAGAGAAGGGGAGCCCTACTATCCCATCCCTCGACCGGAAAATCAGGAACTCTACAAGCAATATGAAGCTGTTGCGCGACGTTGTAGCGACGTAACTTTTGTCGGTCGGCTCGCGACATACAAGTACTATAATATGGATCAGGTGGTCGGCCAGGCTCTGGCAACATACCGGAAGATGTCAAAGGCGCGCGCGAGCACCATTGCTGCGAGCGTGAAATGA
- a CDS encoding glycosyltransferase, giving the protein MNSEYLTKKRLVVISDYQAGWYEPSSPLSIEELRGQWASGARGSPSTAEQPIQDVMVRGGYIERLPLACLKMGIVDIVEIWTHWRGVHPPPEDLTNPFLVHRSFAMNGPEAPFASNDMLAHIITFGAPDILCVWGLGVSEDILVACKSSYKIYNSIDAPTWRVPRSISQHFDLVLTGALWQSQEVKRRHPKMKTAVLPIGPEFASDSTFYPLDGPRRYDVIYVAAAQAYKRHDILFDALAKLPSGIRALCVCGYGELGDILRAQVQALGIAVDFVGPPGVRYADVNRLMSQAKIGVVCGINDGAPAILTEYMLAGLPVLANSALVCGLQYITPRTGATAAADDFDHGILSMLENLSNYSPRKAVLDNWTWPHSVRKLCEVMDSHAGQK; this is encoded by the coding sequence TTGAACAGCGAATATTTAACCAAAAAGCGTCTTGTCGTTATCAGCGACTATCAGGCCGGCTGGTACGAGCCGTCCTCGCCGCTTTCTATCGAGGAATTGCGAGGTCAGTGGGCCAGCGGAGCGCGGGGAAGTCCTTCTACTGCCGAACAGCCAATCCAGGATGTAATGGTGCGGGGCGGTTACATTGAACGCCTGCCCCTTGCTTGCTTGAAGATGGGCATAGTCGACATCGTCGAAATTTGGACGCATTGGCGGGGCGTCCACCCGCCCCCAGAGGATCTGACGAATCCGTTTCTTGTTCACCGTTCATTCGCAATGAACGGCCCAGAGGCGCCATTCGCGTCGAATGATATGCTGGCCCACATCATTACGTTTGGTGCTCCCGATATTCTCTGCGTGTGGGGGCTTGGCGTTTCCGAAGATATACTTGTCGCATGCAAGAGCAGCTATAAAATCTACAATTCTATCGATGCTCCCACGTGGCGAGTTCCACGTTCAATCAGCCAACATTTCGACCTCGTGCTTACCGGCGCCTTGTGGCAGTCGCAGGAGGTGAAGCGGCGACATCCGAAAATGAAGACGGCGGTCCTTCCGATTGGACCGGAATTTGCCTCTGACAGCACATTTTATCCACTCGATGGCCCTCGACGATATGACGTTATCTATGTAGCCGCCGCTCAAGCCTACAAGCGCCACGATATCCTTTTCGATGCGCTCGCTAAGCTTCCGAGTGGTATCCGTGCACTTTGCGTCTGCGGCTATGGGGAACTCGGGGATATTCTGCGTGCACAAGTGCAAGCCTTGGGAATTGCCGTCGACTTTGTTGGTCCGCCCGGCGTGCGATATGCAGACGTCAACCGTCTAATGAGCCAGGCAAAGATCGGTGTGGTCTGCGGCATCAATGACGGTGCGCCGGCGATCCTAACCGAATACATGCTCGCTGGCCTGCCTGTTCTCGCTAATAGCGCACTCGTGTGCGGCCTTCAGTATATTACGCCGCGAACCGGAGCGACTGCAGCAGCGGATGACTTTGACCATGGCATTTTGAGCATGCTTGAAAACCTCTCAAACTATTCCCCGCGCAAGGCTGTACTCGACAATTGGACGTGGCCACATTCGGTCCGCAAGCTTTGCGAAGTCATGGATTCGCATGCGGGGCAGAAATGA